The Nitriliruptor alkaliphilus DSM 45188 genome includes a region encoding these proteins:
- a CDS encoding DUF5317 domain-containing protein: MPFTLTVVLLAVLASYLRGGRLRRIADARLRLPWLLFAGLALQIGVDVAAGRGVLADASPPGLALLIASQVLVVAWLVINRHLPGVGLVAMGLALNATVIAANGAMPVDPDAMRALGLGALEVPPGKHTLLTDATRLPWLADIFPLPPLRSIISVGDVVLAAGLIPLTHALMTWRPEHERRGGSRHGVSDAQVP, from the coding sequence GTGCCCTTCACGCTCACCGTCGTGCTGCTCGCCGTGCTCGCCTCCTACCTCCGCGGTGGGAGGCTGCGCCGCATCGCTGACGCTCGACTTCGGCTGCCGTGGCTGCTGTTCGCCGGGTTGGCCCTCCAGATCGGTGTCGACGTTGCAGCGGGGCGCGGGGTCCTCGCGGACGCGAGCCCCCCCGGCCTCGCGTTGCTGATCGCCAGCCAGGTGCTCGTGGTGGCGTGGCTGGTCATCAACCGCCACCTGCCCGGTGTCGGGCTGGTTGCCATGGGGCTCGCGCTGAACGCCACCGTGATCGCCGCCAACGGCGCCATGCCGGTCGACCCGGACGCCATGCGGGCGCTCGGTCTCGGCGCGTTGGAGGTCCCCCCGGGCAAGCACACCCTGCTGACGGACGCCACGCGCCTGCCGTGGCTGGCCGACATCTTCCCGCTGCCACCGCTGCGATCGATCATCTCGGTGGGGGACGTGGTGCTCGCCGCTGGCCTCATCCCACTGACGCACGCGCTGATGACGTGGCGGCCCGAGCACGAACGTCGCGGCGGCTCCCGACACGGTGTCAGCGACGCGCAGGTGCCTTGA
- a CDS encoding diacylglycerol/lipid kinase family protein: MRALLVFNPNATTTDEHVRDVIASALASTVDLEVEATKQRGHATHLVAGAVHEGFEAVFALGGDGTANEVLQALAGTDVQLGIIPGGGANVLARALGLPNDAVEATAVLLDHLRAGRSRRITLGRAGERYFGFNAGYGFDAAVVRHVEQHPARKRRFKQGAFVWSTTREWFVGARRDDTQVTVRTPDGASHGPFALTLLANTDPYTFLGPRPMHVHPQATFDTGLDLLAIAPVGTPSLLRILSKAFADGGHVALDGVRYWHDLDGFTLTSTAAQPLMVDGDYAGEHREVTFTAVRDALRVLA, from the coding sequence TTGCGAGCCCTCCTCGTCTTCAACCCGAACGCGACCACGACCGACGAACACGTCCGGGATGTGATCGCGTCCGCCCTCGCGTCCACCGTCGATCTCGAGGTCGAGGCCACCAAGCAGCGGGGCCACGCCACCCACCTGGTCGCCGGAGCGGTCCACGAGGGCTTCGAGGCGGTGTTCGCGCTCGGTGGTGACGGGACCGCCAACGAGGTGCTGCAGGCGCTGGCGGGGACCGACGTCCAGCTCGGGATCATCCCCGGTGGCGGCGCCAACGTCCTGGCGCGCGCGCTCGGCCTGCCCAACGACGCCGTCGAGGCCACCGCGGTCCTGCTCGACCACCTCCGGGCGGGTCGCAGCCGTCGCATCACCCTCGGCCGCGCGGGCGAGCGCTACTTCGGGTTCAACGCCGGGTACGGGTTCGACGCGGCGGTGGTACGCCACGTCGAGCAGCACCCGGCCCGCAAGCGCCGCTTCAAGCAGGGGGCGTTCGTGTGGTCGACCACCCGGGAGTGGTTCGTCGGGGCTCGCCGCGACGACACCCAGGTGACCGTCCGCACCCCTGACGGCGCCAGCCACGGTCCGTTCGCGCTCACGTTGCTGGCCAACACCGACCCGTACACCTTCCTCGGGCCACGGCCGATGCACGTCCACCCGCAGGCCACCTTCGACACCGGCCTCGATCTGCTCGCGATCGCACCCGTCGGCACCCCCTCGCTCCTGCGCATCCTGTCCAAGGCGTTCGCCGACGGTGGCCACGTGGCGCTCGACGGCGTGCGCTACTGGCACGACCTCGACGGGTTCACCCTCACCTCGACGGCCGCCCAGCCGCTGATGGTCGACGGCGACTACGCCGGCGAGCACCGCGAGGTGACGTTCACCGCCGTGCGGGACGCGCTCCGCGTCCTCGCCTGA
- a CDS encoding sigma factor-like helix-turn-helix DNA-binding protein, giving the protein MASSSDARRRGPRSGDGAGRGAAKGGAAQGGGKKGGGKKAGGGGRGGASRGRKPAPTGENETIQQLTGPLQQVLGRLPATQRRVLELRMGLVDGHPHDLADTARELGLSLSEARDIEQRAFAHIREAVPLQQLQRFLPKG; this is encoded by the coding sequence ATGGCCTCCAGCTCCGATGCACGTCGCCGCGGTCCCCGCTCCGGGGACGGCGCCGGCCGTGGCGCGGCGAAGGGCGGCGCGGCGCAGGGCGGCGGCAAGAAGGGCGGCGGGAAGAAGGCGGGCGGCGGGGGCCGCGGGGGCGCGTCGCGGGGGCGCAAGCCCGCTCCCACCGGCGAGAACGAGACGATCCAGCAGCTGACGGGGCCGCTCCAGCAGGTGCTCGGCCGCCTGCCCGCGACCCAACGCCGGGTGCTCGAGCTGCGGATGGGCCTCGTCGACGGTCACCCGCACGATCTCGCCGACACCGCCCGCGAGCTCGGCCTGTCGCTCTCCGAGGCCCGGGACATCGAGCAACGCGCCTTCGCGCACATCCGCGAGGCCGTCCCGCTGCAACAGCTGCAGCGCTTCCTCCCCAAGGGCTGA
- a CDS encoding cystathionine gamma-synthase, translating into MTDSRGSDQGFSTRAIHVGQEPDPRTGAVIVPIYQTSTFAQPAVGQHLGYEYARTGNPTRTALQECLASLEGTEAAVCFASGLAAEDAVIRLLTPGDHIVCANDVYGGTWRQLDQVHRRFGIESTPVDMTDLDAVAAAFRPTTRYLWAETPSNPLLKILDLAALAQLAHERGAWLVADNTFATPYLQQPTALGADIIIHSTTKYLGGHSDVVGGAVCTDAATASDLAFLQNAVGAVPGPFDNFLTLRGIKTLGVRMDRHVVNAMRIAEVLEADPRVEAVHYPGLPSDPGHDLAKRQMTGAGGMVSFRPTGGAETAARVCQGTELFFLAESLGGVESLIEVPGIMTHASVAGTPLEVPDDLVRLSVGIEDVDDLLADLDRALAG; encoded by the coding sequence GTGACCGACTCCCGAGGGTCCGATCAGGGCTTCAGCACGCGTGCGATCCACGTCGGCCAGGAGCCCGACCCGCGGACCGGCGCGGTGATCGTGCCCATCTACCAGACCTCCACCTTCGCCCAGCCGGCCGTGGGGCAGCACCTCGGCTACGAGTACGCACGGACCGGCAACCCGACGCGCACGGCGCTGCAGGAGTGCCTCGCCTCGCTGGAGGGGACCGAGGCCGCGGTGTGCTTCGCGTCGGGCCTCGCCGCCGAGGACGCCGTCATCCGCCTGCTCACGCCCGGCGACCACATCGTGTGCGCCAACGACGTCTACGGCGGGACCTGGCGTCAACTCGACCAGGTGCACAGGCGCTTCGGCATCGAGTCGACCCCCGTCGACATGACCGACCTCGATGCGGTGGCCGCCGCCTTCCGGCCGACCACCCGGTACCTGTGGGCCGAGACCCCCTCGAACCCGCTGCTGAAGATCCTCGATCTCGCGGCGCTCGCGCAGCTCGCCCACGAACGTGGCGCCTGGCTGGTGGCCGACAACACCTTCGCGACCCCGTACCTGCAGCAGCCGACGGCGCTCGGCGCCGACATCATCATCCACTCGACCACCAAGTACCTCGGCGGCCACTCCGACGTGGTCGGCGGCGCGGTCTGCACGGATGCGGCGACCGCCAGCGACCTCGCCTTCCTGCAGAACGCGGTCGGCGCTGTGCCCGGCCCGTTCGACAACTTCCTGACCCTGCGCGGGATCAAGACGCTCGGGGTCCGGATGGACCGTCACGTGGTCAACGCGATGCGGATCGCCGAGGTGCTGGAGGCCGACCCTCGCGTCGAGGCGGTCCACTACCCGGGCCTCCCCTCCGACCCGGGTCACGATCTCGCGAAGCGGCAGATGACCGGCGCCGGCGGGATGGTCTCCTTCCGACCCACCGGCGGCGCCGAGACCGCGGCCCGCGTCTGCCAGGGCACCGAGCTGTTCTTCCTCGCCGAGTCGCTCGGTGGGGTCGAGAGTCTCATCGAGGTACCCGGGATCATGACCCACGCCTCGGTCGCCGGCACGCCGCTGGAGGTCCCCGACGACCTCGTTCGGCTCTCGGTGGGCATCGAGGACGTCGACGATCTGCTCGCCGACTTGGATAGAGCGCTCGCGGGCTGA
- a CDS encoding WhiB family transcriptional regulator gives MDWRGNAACTDEDPELFFPIGTTGPAIDQADAAKRVCARCDVREQCLEFALAANQDAGVWGGLTEDERRTLKRARQRRRRMAS, from the coding sequence ATGGACTGGCGCGGTAACGCAGCCTGTACCGACGAGGACCCCGAGCTGTTCTTCCCCATCGGGACGACCGGCCCGGCCATCGACCAGGCGGACGCCGCCAAGCGGGTCTGCGCCCGGTGCGACGTGCGCGAACAGTGCCTCGAGTTCGCCCTCGCGGCCAACCAGGACGCCGGCGTCTGGGGCGGCCTGACCGAGGACGAGCGCCGGACCCTCAAGCGGGCCCGTCAGCGTCGCCGCCGCATGGCCAGCTGA
- a CDS encoding transglycosylase domain-containing protein, whose protein sequence is MQRGHRQVTFVALLALLGIVGSGCSAVVTLELPTLAGLEARTAGLRSTIVSPDGQTLAVLRREHREPVPLADVPRHLVNAVLTAEDRRFFEHGGVDARAIARAFLRNTASGEVQQGGSTITQQLVGLLYEPAAGRTYDAKLTEALLAREMEQTRTKASILGEYLNTLYLGEGAYGVQAAAETYFRKDVTEIDLAEAALLAAIIRAPSSIAPTENPEGARWRRDDVLRRMVEDGHITAAERDAAIATPIEVSARQPLPAAREPHLVDLVVRTLLADPRFGDSETERADRLYRGGLTIHTTVDLELQQVARDILAAHLPDADDPEAAVTLVDPATGHVLALTGNRSYDQLQYDLPTQGRRQPGSTYKTFVLAAAIAAGYHPDDRLDGTPGTIATDQGGWEVRNYERTDPGDVTLAGATRLSVNAAYARLGVDIGISRVAALSRAMGVSSPVPSDEPQITLGGGELGVTTWDMAAGYATLANGGRHLETTVIERVEDADGEVVWQPNTTGEQALPPDVAYVTTNVLEGVVEAGTGLAARVPGWQVAGKTGTTSDHADAWFAGTTPVLSAAVWVGHVEGRVPLEGVQGVSRVTGGSIPAEIFSDVMAAALADREPVPFELADEFWVHVEVDPRTGLRAAAWCPGERIRVPRILAPTVSCPEPERPPARPAPAPEPIESEPPGDDETDIDLEPAPTHDGTTDDPDVQPSPTPAPTTEPPPADEPSPDPTISPSPTPTPTEPAPDGAGDADG, encoded by the coding sequence GTGCAACGCGGTCACCGCCAGGTCACCTTCGTGGCCCTGCTGGCGTTGCTCGGCATCGTCGGTTCGGGGTGCAGCGCCGTCGTGACCCTCGAGCTGCCGACCCTCGCCGGGTTGGAGGCGCGGACCGCGGGTCTGCGCTCCACGATCGTGTCACCCGACGGCCAGACCCTGGCGGTGCTGCGCCGTGAACACCGCGAGCCGGTCCCGCTCGCCGACGTGCCGCGACACCTCGTCAACGCCGTGCTCACCGCCGAGGACCGCCGGTTCTTCGAGCACGGGGGCGTCGACGCACGGGCGATCGCGCGCGCCTTCCTGCGCAACACCGCATCGGGTGAGGTCCAACAGGGCGGGTCGACCATCACCCAGCAGCTGGTCGGACTGCTCTACGAGCCGGCCGCCGGACGCACCTACGACGCCAAGCTCACCGAGGCGCTGCTCGCGCGCGAGATGGAACAGACGCGCACCAAGGCGTCGATCCTCGGGGAGTACCTCAACACCCTCTACCTCGGCGAGGGGGCCTACGGGGTCCAGGCGGCGGCCGAGACCTACTTCCGCAAGGACGTCACCGAGATCGACCTCGCCGAGGCGGCGCTGCTCGCGGCCATCATCCGCGCGCCGTCGTCGATCGCGCCGACCGAGAACCCCGAGGGTGCCCGCTGGCGTCGCGACGACGTGCTGCGCCGCATGGTCGAGGACGGCCACATCACGGCCGCCGAGCGCGACGCCGCCATCGCCACCCCGATCGAGGTCTCGGCACGTCAGCCACTGCCCGCTGCCCGCGAGCCGCACCTGGTCGACCTGGTGGTCCGCACCCTGCTCGCCGACCCCCGGTTCGGCGACAGCGAGACCGAGCGCGCCGACCGGCTCTACCGCGGTGGGCTCACCATCCACACGACGGTCGACCTCGAGCTCCAACAGGTCGCCCGCGACATCCTCGCGGCCCACCTCCCCGACGCCGACGACCCCGAAGCGGCCGTCACGCTCGTCGACCCGGCCACCGGCCACGTCCTCGCCCTGACGGGCAACCGCAGCTACGACCAGCTCCAGTACGACCTGCCGACCCAGGGGCGTCGCCAGCCGGGCTCGACCTACAAGACCTTCGTCCTCGCCGCAGCCATCGCCGCCGGGTACCACCCCGACGACCGGCTGGACGGCACGCCCGGGACCATCGCGACCGACCAGGGCGGGTGGGAGGTCCGCAACTACGAGCGGACCGACCCGGGCGACGTCACGCTCGCCGGCGCGACCCGTCTGAGCGTCAACGCGGCCTATGCCCGGCTGGGTGTGGACATCGGCATCAGCCGCGTCGCGGCCCTCTCGCGCGCGATGGGGGTGTCCTCCCCCGTCCCGAGCGACGAGCCACAGATCACCCTCGGCGGCGGCGAGCTCGGGGTCACCACCTGGGACATGGCCGCCGGGTACGCCACCCTCGCCAACGGCGGCCGCCACCTTGAGACCACCGTCATCGAGCGTGTCGAGGACGCCGACGGCGAGGTCGTCTGGCAGCCGAACACCACCGGGGAACAGGCCCTGCCACCCGACGTGGCCTACGTGACCACCAACGTCCTCGAAGGGGTCGTGGAGGCCGGGACAGGCCTCGCGGCGCGGGTCCCCGGCTGGCAGGTCGCGGGCAAGACGGGCACCACCTCCGACCACGCCGACGCCTGGTTCGCGGGGACGACGCCGGTGCTGTCCGCAGCCGTCTGGGTCGGCCACGTCGAGGGCCGCGTGCCGCTCGAGGGCGTCCAAGGGGTGTCACGCGTCACGGGAGGATCCATCCCCGCGGAGATCTTCAGCGACGTGATGGCCGCCGCGTTGGCGGACCGCGAACCGGTGCCCTTCGAGCTCGCCGACGAGTTCTGGGTGCACGTCGAGGTCGATCCCCGCACGGGCCTCCGCGCCGCCGCCTGGTGCCCGGGCGAACGCATCCGGGTGCCGCGCATCCTCGCGCCGACGGTCTCCTGCCCGGAGCCGGAGCGCCCGCCCGCTCGTCCCGCCCCGGCCCCCGAGCCGATCGAGAGCGAGCCACCCGGCGACGACGAGACGGACATCGACCTCGAGCCAGCGCCGACCCACGACGGCACAACCGACGACCCCGACGTCCAGCCGTCGCCGACACCGGCGCCCACCACCGAACCGCCCCCGGCCGACGAACCGAGCCCCGATCCGACGATCTCGCCGAGCCCGACACCCACACCGACCGAACCGGCACCGGACGGGGCCGGCGACGCCGACGGCTAG
- a CDS encoding sensor histidine kinase, with translation MSSLQELVEERGGLRGSAVDVLQAIVSDWQILADLSFADLLLFCREPTSGELTVVAHMRPYTAQTIYNEDLVGTTFAPDARQAVTRTFAEGTIVRDGEPDWSTGVPVREEAIPVPLDGEVIAVVTREANLSMVRAPSQLELTYLQAANELSSMLAEGAFPFPGEDPERELAPRVGDGLMRVDPSGTVVYASPNAISAYRRLGVVDNIVGRNLSTFDLDDVAVLEALGDGEPLDSEVEARGAVVLRRLLPLTREHHVLGALVLIREVTELRRHERLLLYKDATIREIHHRVKNNLQTVASLLRLQSRRLSSEEARQALGESVRRISSIALVHETLSQDSRQRVSFDKVAGRLLDMLGTGLTDPERPVTMELAGDAGELPAEVATPLALVLSELVQNSVEHAFPDRGGRIVIDLERRPASLHLTVIDDGVGVPEGWGVDADANLGLRIATTLVESELGGTLAVERSGPDGGTTCELLLPLPR, from the coding sequence GTGTCGTCGCTGCAGGAGCTGGTCGAGGAGCGCGGCGGGCTCCGAGGCAGCGCCGTCGACGTCCTGCAGGCCATCGTCTCGGACTGGCAGATCCTCGCCGACCTGTCCTTCGCCGACCTGCTGCTGTTCTGTCGCGAACCCACCAGCGGTGAGCTGACCGTCGTGGCCCACATGCGGCCCTACACCGCCCAGACGATCTACAACGAGGACCTGGTCGGCACGACCTTCGCGCCCGATGCCCGCCAGGCGGTGACCCGGACCTTCGCCGAGGGCACCATCGTCCGCGACGGTGAACCCGACTGGTCGACCGGCGTGCCGGTGCGCGAGGAGGCCATCCCGGTGCCCCTCGACGGCGAGGTCATCGCCGTGGTCACCCGCGAGGCCAACCTGTCGATGGTCCGGGCGCCGTCGCAGCTCGAGCTGACCTACCTCCAGGCGGCCAACGAGCTGTCCAGCATGCTGGCGGAGGGCGCGTTCCCGTTCCCGGGCGAGGATCCCGAGCGCGAGCTCGCGCCACGCGTCGGTGACGGGCTGATGCGCGTCGATCCCTCGGGCACGGTGGTGTACGCCTCACCGAACGCCATCAGCGCCTACCGCCGCCTCGGGGTGGTCGACAACATCGTCGGCCGCAACCTGTCCACCTTCGATCTCGACGACGTCGCCGTCCTCGAAGCACTCGGTGACGGCGAACCGCTGGACTCCGAGGTCGAGGCACGCGGGGCGGTGGTGCTGCGCCGTCTGCTGCCGCTGACCCGCGAGCACCACGTCCTCGGTGCGTTGGTCCTGATCCGCGAGGTCACCGAGCTGCGCCGTCACGAGCGGCTGCTGCTCTACAAGGACGCGACCATCCGCGAGATCCACCACCGGGTGAAGAACAACCTCCAGACCGTGGCGTCGCTGCTGCGGCTGCAGTCGCGCCGGCTGTCGTCCGAGGAGGCCCGGCAGGCCCTGGGGGAGTCGGTGCGGCGCATCTCCTCGATCGCGCTCGTCCACGAGACGCTGTCGCAGGACTCCCGCCAGCGGGTCAGCTTCGACAAGGTCGCCGGCCGGCTGCTCGACATGCTCGGTACCGGCCTGACCGACCCGGAGCGGCCGGTGACCATGGAGTTGGCCGGGGACGCCGGTGAGCTTCCCGCGGAGGTCGCCACCCCGCTGGCGCTCGTGCTGTCCGAGCTGGTGCAGAACTCGGTCGAGCACGCATTCCCGGACCGGGGCGGCAGGATCGTGATCGACCTCGAGCGTCGGCCCGCGTCGCTGCACCTGACCGTGATCGACGACGGTGTCGGTGTCCCGGAGGGGTGGGGCGTCGACGCGGACGCCAACCTGGGTCTGCGGATCGCGACGACGCTGGTGGAGTCCGAGCTCGGCGGCACCCTCGCCGTGGAGCGGTCCGGTCCGGACGGCGGCACCACCTGCGAGCTGCTGCTCCCGCTGCCGCGCTGA
- a CDS encoding cystathionine beta-synthase, which produces MAPDLLALMGDTPLVRLDRLSRDIGPTLVAKLEMLNPGGSVKDRIGIAMVEAAEAAGILKPGGTIVEPTSGNTGVGLAIVAARKGYRCIFVVPDKVSSDKVSLMRAYGAEVVVCPTAVEPEDPRSYYSVSDRLASEPNAFKPNQYFNQANPMTHVLSTGPELWRQTDGRIDAFVAGVGTGGTVTGVGRYLKERKPDVQIVGADPEGSLYSGDSIRPYLVEGIGEDFWPETFDPAIVDRWERVSDAESFQMARRCTREEGILVGGSCGTALVAAHRFAADQPDDALIVVLLPDSGRGYLTKMYDETWMAEHGFNQPTAGKGTVGDVLEAKSTDEVPPLVHLHPDETVAAAIALLKEYGVSQMPVFREGIHDGASTDDVLGSIRENALLDAALRDPGVMQRAIGEVMQPPLPTVTLDDPLGHVAAELAKGGSALLARDGDRFVGVVSRADVLAYLSSHG; this is translated from the coding sequence ATCGCGCCCGACCTGCTCGCGCTCATGGGCGACACCCCGCTGGTCCGGCTCGACCGTCTCTCGCGCGACATCGGCCCGACGCTCGTGGCCAAGCTCGAGATGCTGAACCCCGGCGGCAGCGTCAAGGACCGCATCGGCATCGCCATGGTCGAGGCTGCCGAGGCCGCGGGCATCCTCAAGCCCGGCGGGACCATCGTCGAACCCACCTCCGGCAACACCGGGGTGGGCCTCGCCATCGTGGCGGCCCGCAAGGGCTACCGGTGCATCTTCGTGGTCCCCGACAAGGTCAGCAGCGACAAGGTGTCGCTGATGCGGGCCTACGGCGCCGAGGTCGTGGTGTGCCCGACCGCGGTCGAGCCCGAGGACCCGCGCTCGTACTACTCGGTCTCGGACCGGCTGGCGTCCGAGCCCAACGCGTTCAAGCCGAACCAGTACTTCAACCAGGCCAACCCGATGACCCACGTCCTGTCCACCGGCCCCGAGCTGTGGCGTCAGACCGACGGACGGATCGACGCCTTCGTGGCCGGCGTCGGGACGGGCGGCACGGTCACCGGGGTGGGCCGCTACCTCAAGGAGCGCAAGCCCGACGTGCAGATCGTCGGCGCGGACCCGGAGGGCTCGCTGTACTCCGGCGACAGCATCCGGCCCTACCTCGTCGAGGGCATCGGTGAGGACTTCTGGCCCGAGACCTTCGACCCGGCGATCGTCGACCGGTGGGAGCGGGTCTCGGACGCCGAGTCCTTCCAGATGGCGCGCCGCTGCACCCGCGAGGAGGGCATCCTCGTCGGCGGCTCGTGCGGCACGGCTCTCGTGGCCGCGCACCGCTTCGCTGCCGACCAGCCCGACGACGCGCTCATCGTGGTGCTCCTACCCGACTCCGGCCGCGGGTACCTCACCAAGATGTACGACGAGACCTGGATGGCCGAGCACGGGTTCAACCAGCCGACCGCTGGCAAGGGCACCGTGGGGGACGTCCTCGAGGCCAAGTCCACCGACGAGGTCCCACCCCTCGTGCACCTGCACCCCGACGAGACCGTCGCGGCCGCCATCGCGCTGCTCAAGGAGTACGGCGTGTCCCAGATGCCGGTCTTCCGCGAGGGCATCCACGACGGGGCGAGCACCGACGACGTGCTCGGCTCCATCCGCGAGAACGCCCTGCTCGACGCGGCCCTCCGCGACCCGGGGGTGATGCAGCGCGCCATCGGCGAGGTGATGCAGCCCCCGCTACCGACGGTCACCCTGGACGACCCGCTCGGCCACGTCGCCGCGGAACTCGCCAAGGGCGGCTCGGCCCTGCTGGCCCGCGACGGCGACCGCTTCGTCGGGGTGGTCAGTCGCGCGGACGTGCTCGCGTACCTCTCATCACACGGCTGA
- a CDS encoding HD domain-containing protein, which translates to MIVGGLDVSPARVLPVVSGVAVGAAAWWAGAGPEAPVAAYHVVLMVFAVAVTDLLPIQPPRGRPVPTSAAVIATGALIGVDAPLLAGLAAAGWALARLVDRRADAVPSLVVAVATAWLLGGLAAFGRTFGSAWQASADTEVGLHLASAAMVVTVLIALLPALQVSVLGELSRFPMRRIIDEIQATWSADLAIASTAVMGALVHRSLGVWTLPSMLVPLLAARIGLDRFAGVTTAYDQTIRAMSRLPEQLGTVGPDHGVRVGQLARGVALELGIDAASTLEIEQAAYLHELGHIRLEPEDEPTRADLAQAGARVIASAGDLDQVAAIVAAHGDPAALASADPALARAARIVAACCEADRYAPDVSDVGQRQEVTVRLVRGTDDLDVVQALLAVLDRSVKAPARR; encoded by the coding sequence GTGATCGTCGGGGGGCTGGACGTCTCGCCGGCACGCGTGCTGCCCGTCGTCAGCGGCGTGGCTGTCGGCGCCGCCGCCTGGTGGGCCGGGGCCGGCCCCGAAGCGCCGGTCGCTGCCTACCACGTGGTGCTGATGGTCTTCGCCGTCGCGGTCACCGACCTGCTGCCGATCCAGCCGCCGCGTGGTCGCCCGGTGCCGACCTCGGCCGCCGTGATCGCGACGGGCGCGCTCATCGGTGTCGACGCGCCGCTGCTGGCCGGGCTCGCCGCTGCCGGTTGGGCCCTCGCCCGCCTGGTCGACCGCCGGGCCGACGCCGTACCGTCCCTGGTGGTCGCCGTGGCCACCGCCTGGTTGCTCGGTGGCCTCGCGGCGTTCGGGCGCACCTTCGGCTCGGCCTGGCAGGCCTCCGCTGACACCGAGGTCGGCCTCCACCTGGCGTCGGCTGCGATGGTGGTCACCGTGCTCATCGCGTTGCTGCCGGCCCTGCAGGTCTCGGTGCTCGGTGAGCTGTCACGGTTCCCGATGCGGCGCATCATCGACGAGATCCAGGCCACGTGGTCGGCCGACCTCGCCATCGCCTCCACCGCGGTGATGGGGGCGCTGGTCCACCGGTCCCTCGGCGTCTGGACCCTGCCGTCGATGCTGGTGCCGCTGCTGGCCGCCCGCATCGGCCTCGATCGCTTCGCCGGGGTGACCACCGCCTACGACCAGACCATCCGCGCCATGTCGCGCCTGCCCGAACAGCTCGGGACCGTCGGACCCGACCACGGTGTGCGGGTGGGGCAGCTCGCCCGAGGGGTCGCCCTCGAGCTCGGGATCGACGCGGCATCGACGCTCGAGATCGAGCAGGCGGCCTACCTCCACGAGCTCGGCCACATCCGCCTCGAACCCGAGGACGAACCCACCCGGGCCGACCTCGCCCAGGCCGGAGCGCGCGTGATCGCCTCCGCCGGGGACCTCGACCAGGTCGCCGCCATCGTCGCGGCGCACGGCGATCCGGCCGCGCTGGCGTCGGCCGATCCTGCCCTCGCCCGTGCAGCCCGGATCGTCGCCGCCTGCTGCGAGGCCGACCGCTACGCGCCGGACGTGTCCGACGTCGGCCAGCGGCAGGAGGTCACCGTCCGGTTGGTCCGGGGGACCGACGACCTCGACGTGGTGCAGGCGCTGCTCGCCGTCCTCGACCGGTCGGTCAAGGCACCTGCGCGTCGCTGA